The proteins below come from a single Seriola aureovittata isolate HTS-2021-v1 ecotype China chromosome 23, ASM2101889v1, whole genome shotgun sequence genomic window:
- the polr2a gene encoding DNA-directed RNA polymerase II subunit RPB1, protein MHGPPSGDSACPLRTIKRVQFGIISPDELKRMSVTEGGIKYPETTEGGRPKLGGLMDPRQGVIERTGRCQTCAGNMTECPGHFGHIELAKPVFHVGFITKIMKVLRCVCFFCSKLLVDSNNPKIKDILVKSKGQPRKRLTHVYELCKGKNICEGGEEMDNKFGMEQQETEEDISKEKGHGGCGRYQPRIRRSGLELYAEWKHVNEDSQEKKILLSPERVHEIFKRISDEEDVILGMDPKFARPEWMIVTVLPVPPLAVRPAVVMQGSARNQDDLTHKLADIVKINNQLRRNEQSGAAAHVIAEDVKLLQFHVATMVDNELPGLPRAMQKSGRPLKSIKQRLKGKEGRVRGNLMGKRVDFSARTVITPDPNLQIDQVGVPRSIAANMTFPEIVTPFNIDRLQELVRRGNSQYPGAKYIIRDNGDRIDLRFHPKPSDLHLQIGYKVERHMCDGDIVIFNRQPTLHKMSMMGHRVRILPWSTFRLNLSVTTPYNADFDGDEMNLHLPQSLETRAEIQELAMVPRMIVTPQSNRPVMGIVQDTLTAVRKFTKRDVFLERGEVMNLLMFLSTWDGKMPQPAILKPRPLWTGKQIFSLIIPGHINVIRTHSTHPDDEDSGPYKHISPGDTKVIVENGELIMGILCKKSLGTSAGSLVHISYLEMGHDITRLFYSNIQTVVNNWLLIEGHSIGIGDSIADAKTYLDIQNTIKKAKQDVIEVIEKAHNNELEPTPGNTLRQTFENQVNRILNDARDKTGSSAQKSLSEYNNFKSMVVAGSKGSKINISQVIAVVGQQNVEGKRIPFGFKHRTLPHFIKDDYGPESRGFVENSYLAGLTPTEFFFHAMGGREGLIDTAVKTAETGYIQRRLIKSMESVMVKYDGTVRNSINQVVQLRYGEDGLAGENVEFQNLATVKPSHKAFEKKFKFDCTNERALRRMLQEDVVKDVLTNAHVQGSLEREFEKMKEDREILRAIFPTGDSKVVLPCNLARMIWNAQKIFRINTRTPTDLNPLRVVDGVQDLSKKLVIVNGDDPLSRQAQQNATLLFNIHLRSTLCSRRMTEEFRLTTEAFDWLLGEIETKFNQSIAHPGEMVGALAAQSLGEPATQMTLNTFHYAGVSAKNVTLGVPRLKELINISKRPKTPSLTVFLLGQAARDAERAKDILCRLEHTTLRKVTANTAIYYDPNPQNTVVAEDQEWVNVYYEMPDFDVTRISPWLLRIELDRKHMTDRKLTMEQIAEKINAGFGDDLNCIFNDDNAEKLVLRIRIMNSDENKFQEDEEVVDKMDDDVFLRCIESNMLTDMTLQGIEQISKVYMHLPQTDNKKKIIITEDGEFKALQEWILETDGVSLMRVLSEKDVDPVRTTSNDIVEIFTVLGIEAVRKALERELYHVISFDGSYVNYRHLALLCDTMTCRGHLMAITRHGINRQDTGPLMKCSFEETVDVLMEASSHGESDPMKGVSENIMLGQLAPAGTGCFDLLLDAEKCKYGMEIPTNIPGISVAGPTGMFFGTVPSPMSGMSPAMTPWNTGATPAYGAWSPSVGSGMTPGAAGFSPSAASDASGFSPGYSPAWSPTPGSPGSPGPASPYIPSPGGAMSPNYSPTSPAYEPRSPGGYTPQSPGYSPTSPSYSPTSPSYSPTSPNYSPTSPSYSPTSPSYSPTSPSYSPTSPSYSPTSPSYSPTSPSYSPTSPSYSPTSPSYSPTSPSYSPTSPSYSPTSPSYSPTSPSYSPTSPSYSPTSPSYSPTSPSYSPTSPSYSPTSPNYTPTSPSYSPTSPSYSPTSPSYSPTSPNYTPTSPNYSPTSPSYSPTSPSYSPSSPRYTPQSPTYTPSSPSYSPSSPSYSPTSPKYTPTSPSYSPSSPEYTPTSPKYSPTSPKYSPTSPKYSPTSPTYSPTTPKYSPTSPTYSPTSPTYTPTSPKYSPTSPTYSPTSPKYSPTSPTYSPTSPKGSTYSPTSPGYSPTSPTYSPAISPDDSDEENN, encoded by the exons ATGCACGGACCGCCCTCCGGCGACAGCGCATGCCCATTGCGCACGATCAAGAGAGTTCAATTCGGCATCATCAGCCCAGATGAGCTT AAACGGATGTCCGTTACTGAAGGGGGAATCAAATACCCCGAAACAACAGAAGGAGGACGCCCTAAACTTGGTGGCCTTATGGACCCAAGACAAGGTGTCATAGAAAGAACTGGAAGATGTCAGACATGTGCAG GCAACATGACAGAATGTCCAGGCCATTTTGGGCACATCGAACTGGCAAAGCCAGTGTTCCACGTCGGCTTCATTACAAAGATAATGAAGGTTCTCCGATGTGTCTGCTTCTTTTGCTCAAAGTTATTAGTGGATTCG AACAATCCAAAGATCAAAGACATCCTGGTAAAATCTAAAGGGCAGCCCAGAAAGCGTTTGACACATGTGTACGAGCTGTGCaaaggaaaaaatatatgtgaaggaggggaggaaatgGATAACAAATTTGGAATGgaacagcaggagacagaggaggacattTCCAAGGAGAAG GGTCATGGTGGCTGCGGGCGCTACCAGCCACGTATCAGACGCTCTGGCTTGGAGCTGTATGCTGAGTGGAAGCACGTTAATGAGGATTCGCAAGAGAAGAAAATCCTGCTGAGTCCCGAGCGTGTACATGAGATCTTCAAGCGCATCTCAGATGAAGAGGACGTCATCTTGGGCATGGACCCCAAGTTTGCCCGGCCTGAATGGATGATTGTAACTGTGTTGCCTGTGCCTCCGCTGGCTGTGAGGCCTGCTGTAGTCATGCAGGGATCTGCTCGCAACCAG GATGACTTGACCCACAAGCTGGCTGATATTGTTAAGATCAACAACCAACTGAGAAGAAACGAGCAGAGTGGAGCAGCAGCCCACGTCATAGCTGAGGATGtgaagctgcttcagtttcatgtAGCCACTATGGTGGACAATGAATTGCCAGGCCTTCCAAGG gcAATGCAAAAATCTGGCCGCCCTCTCAAATCCATAAAACAACGTCTAAAGGGAAAGGAGGGGCGAGTCAGAGGTAACCTGATGGGCAAGCGTGTGGACTTCTCCGCCCGAACTGTCATCACCCCAGACCCCAACCTGCAAATCGACCAAGTGGGCGTACCACGATCCATCGCAGCCAACATGACATTCCCAGAAATTGTCACACCCTTTAACATTGACAG ATTGCAAGAGCTTGTGCGAAGAGGCAACAGCCAGTACCCAGGAGCCAAATACATCATCCGTGACAATGGAGACAGAATTGACCTGCGATTCCACCCTAAACCAAGTGACTTACATCTGCAGATTGGCTACAAG gtGGAAAGACACATGTGTGATGGCGACATCGTCATCTTCAACCGACAGCCTACACTACATAAAATGTCCATGATGGGGCACAGGGTTCGGATTCTGCCATGGTCCACATTTCGACTCAACCTCAG TGTCACCACCCCATACAATGCTGACTTTGACGGGGATGAGATGAACCTCCACCTCCCGCAGTCCCTCGAGACAAGGGCAGAGATTCAAGAGCTGGCCATGGTGCCGCGTATGATTGTTACACCCCAGTCCAACAGGCCCGTCATGGGTATTGTGCAGGACACCCTCACGGCCGTGCGCAAGTTCACCAAGAGAGATGTCTTCTTAGAGAGG GGAGAAGTCATGAACCTCCTCATGTTCCTCTCCACCTGGGACGGGAAGATGCCTCAACCGGCCATCCTCAAGCCCCGTCCTCTGTGGACAGGCAAGCAGATCTTCAGTCTCATCATTCCGGGACACATCAACGTCATCCGCACACACAGCACCCACCCCGACGATGAGGACAGCGGCCCTTACAAACACATCTCACCCGGGGACACCAAG GTCATTGTGGAGAACGGTGAGTTGATCATGGGCATCCTGTGTAAGAAGTCTCTGGGAACCTCAGCTGGCTCCCTCGTCCACATCTCTTACCTGGAGATGGGCCACGACATCACCAGACTCTTCTACTCCAACATTCAGACTGTGGTCAACAACTGGCTGCTCATCGAGG GTCATTCCATTGGTATTGGTGACTCCATTGCTGATGCCAAGACGTACCTTGACATCCAGAACACCATCAAGAAAGCCAAACAGGATGTGATAGAA GTCATTGAGAAAGCCCACAACAACGAGCTGGAGCCGACCCCCGGTAACACACTGAGGCAGACCTTTGAGAACCAGGTGAATCGTATCCTGAACGACGCTCGTGACAAAACAGGTTCTTCTGCCCAGAAGTCTCTGTCTGAGTACAACAACTTCAAGTCCATGGTGGTGGCTGGTTCTAAGGGTTCAAAGATTAACATCTCACAG GTTATTGCTGTGGTGGGGCAACAAAACGTGGAGGGTAAACGAATTCCCTTTGGCTTCAAACACCGCACGCTGCCTCACTTCATCAAAGATGACTACGGCCCTGAGAGTAGAGGCTTTGTGGAGAACTCCTACCTGGCTGGCCTGACGCCAACAGAGTTCTTCTTCCACGCCATGGGAGGTAGAGAGGGTCTGATTGACACAGCTGTCAAGACTGCTGAGACTG GTTACATCCAGCGTCGTCTGATCAAGTCTATGGAGTCTGTGATGGTGAAGTACGACGGCACGGTGCGTAACTCCATCAACCAGGTGGTCCAGCTGCGCTACGGTGAGGACGGCCTGGCAGGAGAGAACGTCGAGTTCCAAAATCTGGCAACAGTCAAACCCTCACACAAGGCCTTTGAAAAGAA GTTCAAGTTTGATTGCACTAATGAGCGAGCCCTGAGGCGGATGCTGCAAGAAGACGTGGTGAAAGACGTGCTGACCAACGCCCACGTGCAGGGCTCCTTGGAGAGGGAGTTCGAGAAGATGAAGGAGGACAGGGAGATCCTTCGAGCCATTTTCCCCACTGGGGATAGTAAG GTGGTGCTGCCGTGTAACCTGGCCAGAATGATCTGGAACGCTCAGAAGATCTTCCGCATCAACACTCGGACCCCAACGGACCTGAATCCTCTAAGAGTGGTCGACg GTGTTCAGGATTTGAGCAAGAAGCTGGTGATTGTGAATGGCGATGACCCGCTAAGCAGACAGGCCCAGCAGAACGCCACCCTGCTCTTCAACATCCACCTGCGCTCTACGCTCTGCTCCAGACGCATGACGGAGGAGTTCCGCCTTACCACCGAGGCTTTCGACTGGCTGCTGGGAGAGATTGAGACCAAGTTCAACCAGTCCATT GCCCACCCAGGTGAAATGGTTGGCGCTCTGGCTGCTCAGTCGCTGGGAGAGCCAGCCACCCAGATGACCCTGAACACTTTCCATTACGCCGGTGTGTCAGCCAAGAACGTCACACTCGGTGTGCCTCGTCTAAAGGAGTTGATCAACATCTCCAAGAGGCCCAAGACGCCCTCGCTGACTGTTTTCCTGCTGGGTCAGGCGGCACGTGACGCTGAGAGGGCCAAAGACATCCTCTGTCGACTGGAGCACACCACACTGAGAaaa GTGACGGCCAACACCGCCATCTACTATGACCCCAACCCTCAGAACACAGTGGTGGCTGAGGACCAGGAGTGGGTCAATGTCTACTATGAGATGCCCGACTTTGATGTGACGCGCATTTCGCCGTGGCTGCTGCGCATCGAGCTCGACCGCAAGCACATGACCGATCGCAAGCTGACTATGGAGCAGATTGCAGAGAAGATCAACGCCG GTTTTGGAGATGATCTGAACTGTATCTTCAATGACGACAATGCCGAGAAGCTCGTTCTGCGAATCAGAATCATGAACAGCGACGAGAACAAGTTCCAAGAG GACGAGGAGGTGGTCGACAAAATGGATGACGATGTGTTCCTGAGGTGCATCGAGTCCAACATGCTGACAGACATGACCCTACAAGGCATTGAGCAGATCAGCAAG GTGTACATGCACTTGCCGCAAACTGACAATAAGAAGAAGATCATCATCACAGAGGACGGTGAGTTCAAGGCCCTGCAGGAGTGGATCCTTGAGACGGACGGAGTGAGTCTCATGAGAGTGCTCAGCGAGAAGGACGTGGACCCCGTCAGGACCACCTCCAACGACATTGTGGAGATCTTCACG gTCTTGGGAATCGAGGCTGTGCGAAAGGCTCTGGAGAGGGAGTTGTACCACGTCATCTCCTTTGACGGTTCCTATGTCAACTACCGTCACTTGGCTCTGCTCTGTGACACCATGACCTGCCGCGGTCACTTGATGGCCATCACACGTCACGGCATCAACCGTCAAGACACGGGACCGCTCATGAAGTGTTCCTTTGAGGAGACG GTGGATGTGTTGATGGAGGCATCGTCCCACGGTGAAAGTGACCCCATGAAGGGTGTGTCTGAGAACATCATGCTCGGCCAGCTCGCCCCGGCTGGTACAGGCTGCTTTGATTTGCTCTTGGATGCTGAGAAGTGTAAATACGGCATGGAGATCCCTACAAACATACCTGGCATCAGCGTGGCCGGAC CCACTGGTATGTTCTTTGGCACGGTCCCGAGTCCCATGAGCGGTATGTCCCCTGCCATGACGCCGTGGAACACCGGAGCTACGCCAGCCTACGGCGCCTGGTCCCCCAGTGTCG gAAGCGGCATGACCCCCGGAGCAGCAGGTTTCTCTCCCAGCGCAGCATCAGATGCAAGTGGCTTCTCTCCTGGCTACTCCCCGGCCTGGTCCCCCACTCCTGGCTCTCCAGGTTCTCCAGGACCTGCCAGCCCATACATCCCATCTCCAG gTGGAGCCATGTCACCCAACTACTCACCCACCTCCCCGGCCTACGAGCCTCGCTCCCCTGGAGGCTACACCCCTCAGAGCCCAGGCTACTCCCCAACATCACCCTCCTACTCCCCCACCTCTCCCTCTTACTCTCCCACCAGCCCGAACTACAGTCCGACATCTCCTTCTTACTCTCCCACTTCTCCCAGTTACTCCCCGACTTCTCCTTCCTATTCGCCCACATCTCCTTCTTACTCCCCAACGTCCCCGTCTTACTCCCCCACCTCCCCGTCTtactcccccacctccccctcctacTCTCCCACCTCGCCGAGCTACAGCCCGACATCGCCGAGCTACAGCCCGACGTCACCCAGCTACTCTCCCACCTCTCCTTCTTACTCACCCACCTCACCTTCTTATTCTCCTACGTCTCCATCTTACTCTCCCACCTCCCCCTCATACTCCCCCACTTCTCCTTCCTACTCGCCGACCAGCCCGAGCTACAGCCCCACGTCACCGAACTACACCCCGACCTCACCCAGTtactcccccacctccccctcctacTCCCCAACATCGCCCTCTTACTCCCCAACCTCCCCCAACTACACCCCGACCAGTCCCAACTACTCTCCCACCTCTCCCTCGTACTCCCCGACCTCTCCATCCTACTCCCCTTCCAGTCCACGCTACACCCCGCAGTCACCCACCTACACACCCAGCTCACCCTCATACAGCCCCAGCTCACCCTCCTACTCCCCGACCTCCCCCAAATACACCCCGACTTCCCCCTCATACAGCCCAAGCTCCCCAGAGTACACTCCCACCTCTCCCAAGTACTCCCCTACCTCGCCAAAGTACTCCCCTACGTCACCGAAGTACTCGCCCACTTCTCCCACCTATTCCCCGACAACACCAAAATACAGCCCCACCTCCCCGACCTACTCCCCCACCTCCCCGACCTACACCCCCACCAGCCCCAAATACTCCCCTACTTCCCCAACTTACTCCCCGACCTCCCCCAAGTACTCACCCACATCTCCTACGTACTCACCAACTAGTCCTAAAGGCTCCACGTACAGCCCCACCTCCCCTGGTTACAGCCCCACCTCACCCACCTACAGCCCGGCAATCAGCCCCGATGACAGCGACGAGGAGAACAACTGA